From the genome of Anabrus simplex isolate iqAnaSimp1 chromosome X, ASM4041472v1, whole genome shotgun sequence, one region includes:
- the LOC137503135 gene encoding zinc finger protein ZFP2-like translates to MRTHTGEKPFRCNVCDKSLASKGSLIVHMRTHTGEKPYSCNLCGKSFIKRGKLTEHMLTHTGEKPFSCSVCGKSFTWKFSLTDHMLSHTGEKQNSCNICDKSFAKKGNLTDHMRTHTGEKPYSCNVCSKSFTWKGSLTDHILSHTGEKPNRCNVCDKSFAKKGNLTDHMRIHTGEKPYTCNVCSKSFIHKGILTDHMRTHTGDKPYICNVCGKSFAWKGTLTDHMLSHTGEKPNRCNVCDKSFAKKDSLTNHMRTHTGEKPYSCNVCGKSLTAKGSLTVHMRTHTGKKPYSCNVCSKSFIKRGKLTEHMPTHTGEKSYSCNVCGKSFTRKGLLTGHMRTHTGEKP, encoded by the coding sequence atgcggacccatacaggcgagaagccattcaggtgcaatgtctgtgacaaatcactTGCAAGCAAAGGCAGTCTGATCGTTCATATGcgaacccatacaggcgagaaaccatacAGCTGCAatctctgtggcaaatcattcataaagagaggtaaactaaccgaacatatgctgacccatacaggggagaagccattcagctgcagtgtctgtggcaaatcattcacatggaaatttagtctgaccgatcatatgcttagccatacaggcgagaagcaaaacagttgcaatatctgtgataaatcattcgcaaagaaaggcaatctgaccgatcacatgcggacccatacaggcgagaagccgtacagctgcaatgtctgtagcaaatcattcacatggaaaggTAGTCTAACCGATCATATACTtagccatacaggcgagaagccaaacaggtgcaatgtgtgtgacaaatcattcgcaaagaaaggcaatctgacagatcatatgcggatccatacaggcgagaagccttacacctgcaatgtctgtagcaaatcattcatacacaaaggcattctaaccgatcatatgcggacccatacaggggaTAAACCATAcatttgcaatgtctgtggcaaatcattcgcatgGAAAGGTactctgaccgatcatatgcttagccatacaggcgagaagccaaacaggtgcaatgtctgtgacaaatcattcgcaaagaAAGACAGTCTGAccaatcatatgcggacccatacaggcgagaagccttacagctgcaatgtctgtggcaaatcattaacagccaaaggcagtctgaccgttcatatgcggacccatacaggcaagaagccatacagctgcaatgtctgtagcaaatcattcataaagagaggtaaattaaccgaacatatgccgacccatacaggcgagaagtcttacagctgcaatgtctgtgggaaatcattcacaaggaaaggcttactaaccggtcatatgcggactcatacaggcgagaagccttag